From a region of the Stenotrophomonas sp. BIO128-Bstrain genome:
- the lptF gene encoding LPS export ABC transporter permease LptF, producing MSKLDRYLLRDFVQSFLATLIVLLVVSVGGVLVDILGNIADGRLPARLLFSQLGLQFIVYMPLILPLALMLGLLLATARLYRDSEMAVITAIGVGPKRLLRPLLMLVVPVVGLIALCSLWLGPWADRTGETMIDEANRSVVMAGLEAGKFTPLPNGGVVYLSSVSPDGTQLGKVFLQRQKEDRLEVISADHGRMYFEGAKQRYLELDDGHQVEGPANGALDYKLMTFARNDVAMPDGAETRKDDDPELLRTTQLFGDERPEAQAQLHSRIAPPLIALAFALMTLPLARSSPRQQRYGRMMLAFLAYMVGMNLMFIGTRWIADGKIPAVAGLWWLTLPLLGLALWMYFRDGKLSRPRRTA from the coding sequence ATGTCGAAGCTCGATCGCTATCTCCTGCGTGATTTCGTCCAGAGTTTCCTGGCCACCCTGATCGTGTTGCTGGTGGTGAGCGTCGGTGGTGTCCTGGTGGACATCCTCGGCAACATCGCCGACGGCCGCCTGCCTGCCCGCCTGCTGTTCTCCCAGCTGGGCCTGCAGTTCATCGTCTATATGCCGCTGATCCTGCCCCTGGCGCTGATGCTGGGCCTGCTGCTGGCCACGGCCCGGCTGTACCGGGACTCGGAAATGGCGGTCATCACCGCCATCGGGGTCGGCCCCAAGCGCCTGCTGCGCCCGCTGCTGATGCTGGTGGTGCCGGTGGTCGGGCTGATCGCCCTGTGCTCGCTGTGGCTGGGCCCCTGGGCCGATCGCACCGGCGAGACGATGATCGACGAGGCCAACCGCAGCGTGGTCATGGCCGGCCTGGAGGCGGGCAAGTTCACCCCGCTGCCCAATGGCGGCGTGGTCTACCTGTCCTCGGTCTCCCCGGACGGCACCCAGCTGGGAAAGGTCTTCCTGCAGCGCCAGAAGGAGGATCGCCTCGAGGTGATCTCCGCCGATCACGGCCGGATGTACTTCGAAGGTGCCAAGCAGCGCTATCTGGAACTGGACGATGGCCACCAGGTGGAAGGCCCGGCCAATGGCGCGCTGGACTACAAGCTGATGACCTTCGCCCGCAACGACGTAGCCATGCCCGACGGTGCCGAGACCCGCAAGGACGATGACCCCGAGCTGCTGCGCACCACCCAGCTGTTCGGCGATGAACGCCCCGAGGCCCAGGCCCAGCTGCACTCGCGTATCGCCCCGCCGCTGATCGCACTGGCCTTCGCCCTGATGACCCTGCCGCTGGCCCGCAGCTCGCCACGCCAGCAGCGCTATGGCCGGATGATGCTGGCCTTCCTGGCCTACATGGTCGGCATGAACCTGATGTTCATCGGCACCCGCTGGATCGCCGATGGCAAGATCCCCGCCGTGGCGGGCCTGTGGTGGCTGACCCTGCCGCTGCTGGGCCTGGCCCTGTGGATGTATTTCCGCGACGGCAAACTGTCGCGCCCCCGGAGGACCGCATGA
- a CDS encoding DNA polymerase III subunit chi, with product MSRADFYLIAKPRFLTEPLRLVCELARKANDAGLFTLVLARDQAQAEELDELLWAFDNDAYIPHQIAGEDMDEEEALVLIAVPGTEAPARPLVINLRDDPYLAACDRVLEVVPADPEAREPLRERWRQYKALGFELNKYDM from the coding sequence ATGTCCCGTGCTGATTTTTACCTGATCGCCAAGCCCCGCTTCCTGACCGAGCCCTTGCGGCTGGTCTGTGAGCTGGCCCGCAAGGCCAACGACGCCGGGCTGTTCACCCTGGTGCTGGCACGCGACCAGGCCCAGGCCGAAGAACTGGACGAACTGCTGTGGGCGTTCGACAACGATGCCTACATCCCGCACCAGATCGCCGGCGAAGACATGGACGAGGAAGAGGCGCTGGTGCTGATCGCCGTTCCCGGTACCGAGGCCCCGGCCCGGCCGCTGGTCATCAACCTGCGTGACGATCCTTACCTGGCCGCCTGCGACCGCGTGCTGGAGGTGGTCCCGGCCGACCCGGAAGCGCGCGAACCGCTGCGCGAGCGCTGGCGCCAGTACAAGGCGCTGGGCTTTGAGCTGAACAAGTACGACATGTAA
- the rimI gene encoding ribosomal protein S18-alanine N-acetyltransferase: MSAVSSPRPLSLRALRESDLNAVMAIEVRGYPYPWTRGIFQDCLRAGYPGLAMEEDGLLMGYGLLSIAADEAHILNICVDPLCQSRGHGRYLLRALVKLARDHGAHRVFLEVRPSNTSAVALYHSEGFNEIGRRPRYYPARDGREDALVMAIELVDDDIQVMPPL, translated from the coding sequence GTGAGTGCGGTGAGCTCGCCGCGGCCGTTGTCGCTGCGCGCGCTGCGCGAAAGCGACCTCAATGCGGTGATGGCCATCGAGGTGCGCGGTTACCCGTACCCGTGGACCCGCGGCATCTTCCAGGACTGCCTGCGTGCCGGTTATCCCGGCCTGGCGATGGAAGAGGACGGCCTGCTGATGGGCTACGGCCTGCTCAGCATCGCTGCCGATGAAGCCCATATCCTCAACATCTGTGTGGACCCGCTGTGCCAGTCCCGTGGCCACGGCCGCTACCTGCTGCGCGCGCTGGTGAAGCTGGCACGCGACCATGGCGCGCACCGCGTGTTCCTGGAAGTGCGCCCGTCCAATACCTCGGCCGTGGCCCTGTACCACAGCGAAGGGTTCAATGAGATCGGCCGCCGGCCGCGCTATTACCCCGCCCGCGACGGGCGCGAGGATGCGCTGGTGATGGCGATCGAGCTGGTCGACGACGACATCCAGGTGATGCCGCCGCTCTGA
- a CDS encoding valine--tRNA ligase, with translation MTQLASSYDPKTFETALYDAWENAGHFKPSGKGEPYTILLPPPNVTGTLHMGHAFQQTLMDALVRYHRMRGYDTLWQVGTDHAGIATEMVVSRNLALANTGETRDSLGRDGFIEKVWEWKAQSGDTIERQMRRLGTSSDWSRSTFTMDPQPSEAVVEAFVRWHEQGLIYRGQRLVNWDPVLKTAISDLEVESVEEDGFLWSISYPLADGSGTLTVATTRPETMLGDTAVMVHPDDERYAHLIGKMVKLPLTDREIPVIADDYVDREFGTGVVKVTPAHDFNDYQVGLRHNLPMINLFTPVAAINDNAPEKYRGLDRYEARKVILAELEDLGILVETKAHKLQVPRGDRTQQVIEPYLTDQWFVKMDVLAKRGLELVENGSIQFVPANWINTYRHWMENIQDWCISRQLWWGHRIPAWFDDAGNCYVGRDEAEARAKNNLAADLALHQDSDVLETWFSSQLWPFSTLGWPNEQAMDARGFERYLPSSVLITGFDIIFFWVARMIMATDSFTGKIPFKDVYITGLIRDAQGQKMSKSKGNVLDPLDIIDGISIEDLVAKRTTGLMKPKDAPKIEKATRREFPEGIIAHGADALRFTIAALATHGRDIKFDMNRAEGYKNFCNKLWNASRFTLMNTEGSSFTGVPQPRTDAERWILARLAAVSAEAQTHYANYRFDLLAQCLYEFAWNEFCDWFLELTKPALNGADADDANSTRHTLLYVLEALLRLLHPLTPFVTEQLWRQVAPRLGITDDTISLRPYPTAEEFAGDFARAEADVEWLKSMVNALRRVRSELNVPPSKLVPLLLQGGNDDDRARMTRFTSSLSFLLKLERIEWLANGSDTPPAAAAIVGDLTLLVPLEGLVDLGAERARLDKEIARVESEKEKSETKLAKFTDKVPAAVVEQERVRLVEWTAQLDGLRSQRAKL, from the coding sequence ATGACCCAACTCGCCTCCAGCTACGACCCGAAAACCTTTGAAACCGCGCTGTACGACGCGTGGGAGAATGCCGGCCATTTCAAGCCGTCCGGCAAGGGCGAGCCGTACACCATCCTGCTGCCGCCGCCGAACGTGACCGGCACGCTGCACATGGGCCATGCCTTCCAGCAGACCCTGATGGATGCGCTGGTGCGCTACCACCGGATGCGCGGCTACGACACGTTGTGGCAGGTCGGCACCGACCACGCCGGCATCGCCACCGAAATGGTGGTGTCGCGCAACCTGGCGCTGGCCAACACCGGTGAGACCCGCGATTCGCTGGGCCGCGACGGCTTCATCGAGAAGGTGTGGGAGTGGAAGGCGCAGTCCGGTGACACCATCGAGCGCCAGATGCGCCGCCTGGGCACCTCCAGCGACTGGTCGCGCAGCACCTTCACCATGGACCCGCAGCCGTCCGAAGCGGTGGTCGAGGCGTTTGTGCGCTGGCACGAGCAGGGCCTGATCTACCGTGGCCAGCGCCTGGTCAACTGGGATCCGGTGCTGAAGACCGCCATCTCCGATCTGGAAGTGGAAAGCGTTGAGGAAGACGGCTTCCTGTGGTCGATCAGCTACCCGCTGGCCGATGGCAGCGGCACCCTGACCGTGGCCACCACCCGCCCGGAAACCATGCTCGGCGATACCGCGGTGATGGTGCACCCGGACGACGAGCGCTATGCGCATCTGATCGGCAAAATGGTGAAGCTGCCGCTGACCGACCGCGAGATCCCGGTGATCGCCGATGATTACGTCGACCGCGAGTTCGGTACCGGTGTGGTCAAGGTCACCCCCGCGCACGATTTCAACGATTACCAGGTCGGCCTGCGCCACAACCTGCCGATGATCAACCTGTTCACCCCGGTGGCGGCGATCAACGACAACGCCCCGGAGAAGTACCGCGGGCTGGACCGTTACGAAGCGCGCAAGGTGATCCTGGCCGAGCTGGAAGACCTCGGCATCCTGGTCGAGACCAAGGCGCACAAGCTGCAGGTGCCGCGCGGTGATCGTACCCAGCAGGTGATCGAGCCGTACCTCACCGACCAGTGGTTCGTGAAGATGGACGTGCTGGCCAAGCGCGGCCTGGAGCTGGTCGAGAACGGCAGCATCCAGTTCGTCCCGGCCAACTGGATCAACACCTACCGCCACTGGATGGAGAACATCCAGGATTGGTGCATCAGCCGCCAGCTGTGGTGGGGCCACCGCATTCCGGCGTGGTTCGACGACGCGGGCAACTGCTATGTCGGCCGTGATGAAGCCGAGGCCCGCGCGAAGAACAACCTCGCTGCCGACCTCGCCCTGCACCAGGACAGCGACGTGCTGGAGACCTGGTTCTCCTCGCAGCTGTGGCCGTTCTCCACCCTGGGCTGGCCGAACGAGCAGGCGATGGACGCGCGCGGTTTCGAGCGCTACCTGCCGTCGTCGGTGCTGATCACCGGGTTCGACATCATCTTCTTCTGGGTGGCCCGCATGATCATGGCCACCGACAGCTTCACCGGGAAGATTCCGTTCAAGGACGTCTACATCACCGGCCTGATCCGCGATGCGCAGGGCCAGAAGATGTCCAAGTCCAAGGGCAACGTGCTCGACCCGCTGGACATCATCGATGGCATCTCCATCGAGGACCTGGTCGCCAAGCGCACCACCGGCCTGATGAAGCCCAAGGACGCGCCGAAGATCGAGAAGGCGACCCGCCGCGAATTCCCCGAGGGCATCATCGCCCACGGTGCCGATGCGCTGCGCTTCACCATCGCCGCGCTGGCCACCCACGGCCGCGATATCAAGTTCGACATGAACCGCGCCGAGGGCTACAAGAACTTCTGCAACAAGCTGTGGAACGCCAGCCGCTTCACCCTGATGAACACCGAGGGCAGCAGCTTCACCGGCGTGCCGCAGCCGCGTACCGATGCCGAGCGCTGGATTCTGGCACGCCTGGCCGCGGTCTCGGCCGAAGCGCAGACGCATTACGCCAACTACCGCTTCGATCTGCTGGCGCAGTGCCTGTACGAATTCGCCTGGAACGAGTTCTGCGATTGGTTCCTGGAACTGACCAAGCCGGCCCTCAACGGTGCCGACGCCGACGATGCCAACAGCACCCGCCACACCCTGCTGTACGTGCTCGAAGCGCTGCTGCGCCTGCTGCACCCGCTGACCCCGTTCGTCACCGAGCAGCTGTGGCGCCAGGTCGCCCCGCGCCTGGGCATCACCGACGACACCATCTCGCTGCGTCCGTACCCGACCGCCGAGGAGTTCGCGGGTGATTTCGCCCGTGCCGAAGCCGACGTGGAATGGCTGAAGTCGATGGTCAACGCGCTGCGCCGCGTGCGCAGCGAGTTGAACGTGCCGCCGTCCAAGCTGGTGCCGCTGCTGCTGCAGGGTGGCAACGACGACGACCGCGCGCGCATGACCCGTTTCACCTCGTCGCTGTCTTTCCTGCTCAAGCTGGAGCGCATCGAATGGCTGGCCAACGGCAGCGACACGCCGCCGGCCGCCGCTGCGATCGTGGGCGATCTCACCCTGCTGGTGCCGCTGGAGGGCCTGGTCGATCTGGGCGCCGAACGCGCGCGCCTGGACAAGGAAATCGCCCGGGTGGAATCGGAGAAGGAAAAGAGCGAGACCAAGCTGGCCAAGTTCACCGACAAGGTGCCCGCGGCCGTGGTCGAGCAGGAGCGCGTGCGCCTGGTCGAATGGACCGCCCAGCTGGATGGCCTGCGCTCGCAGCGCGCGAAGCTGTAA
- the xerD gene encoding site-specific tyrosine recombinase XerD, giving the protein MSDATTPALRRQLIQHLPELRDDDNVRIQRFLDTAWAEHGLARASLDSYRRDLEGLARWRDGAAGGLAGLDRAGLFDYLAWRSRHGWSPRSNARLLSALRAFFADAVRRGERSDDPSALLDPPKLPRLLPKALAESQIDALLASPDIDTPLGLRDRAMLELMYAAGLRVSELVNLPANAVNLRQGVLRVTGKGSKERLVPLGEESQHWLERYLAESRPQLTGKRNVPTPQDGAVPMFLEPSLHPLSRQQFWGLVKKYAVLARIDPARISPHGLRHSFATHLLNRGADLRALQMLLGHSSLSTTQIYTLVAREHLQKLHAKHHPRG; this is encoded by the coding sequence ATGTCCGATGCCACCACCCCCGCACTGCGCCGCCAGCTCATCCAGCACCTGCCCGAGCTGCGCGACGACGACAACGTCCGCATCCAGCGCTTCCTCGACACGGCCTGGGCCGAACACGGCCTCGCGCGTGCCAGTCTGGACAGCTACCGGCGCGATCTGGAAGGTCTCGCGCGCTGGCGCGATGGCGCGGCCGGGGGGCTGGCCGGTCTCGATCGCGCCGGGCTGTTCGACTACCTGGCCTGGCGCTCCCGCCATGGCTGGTCGCCGCGCAGCAATGCCCGCCTGCTTTCCGCGCTGCGGGCCTTCTTCGCCGATGCGGTCCGCCGCGGCGAGCGCAGCGATGACCCCAGTGCGTTGCTCGATCCGCCGAAGCTGCCGCGGCTGCTGCCCAAGGCGCTGGCCGAAAGCCAGATCGATGCGCTGTTGGCCAGTCCCGACATCGACACGCCGCTTGGGCTGCGCGACCGCGCCATGCTGGAGTTGATGTATGCCGCGGGCCTGCGCGTCAGCGAACTGGTCAACCTGCCGGCCAATGCCGTGAATCTGCGCCAAGGTGTGCTGCGCGTGACCGGCAAGGGCAGCAAGGAACGGCTGGTTCCGCTGGGGGAAGAATCCCAGCACTGGCTCGAACGTTATCTGGCCGAATCGCGCCCGCAGCTCACCGGCAAGCGCAACGTGCCGACGCCACAGGACGGCGCTGTGCCGATGTTTTTGGAGCCCTCCCTGCATCCCTTGAGCCGCCAGCAGTTCTGGGGGCTGGTGAAGAAGTACGCGGTGCTGGCCCGGATCGACCCCGCCCGGATCAGTCCCCATGGCCTGCGCCACAGCTTCGCCACCCACCTGCTCAACCGGGGCGCCGATCTGCGCGCCCTGCAGATGCTGCTCGGCCACAGTTCGCTGTCCACCACCCAGATTTACACGCTGGTGGCCCGCGAGCACCTGCAGAAGCTGCACGCCAAGCACCACCCGCGCGGCTGA
- a CDS encoding RDD family protein produces MTDTALSSPAADRPASLLLWRLLSLLYDFFPALALWMLLGAVFVAVYTISGHAARENIAPFSAWQWALWACCWVVTGLYATMSWRRGGQTLGMRPWRLRVVSLDDTGPTRRQLWLRYAVGSLSVLTAGLGFWWALVDRQRLTWHDRASGTRVVRLPKHCANPSGR; encoded by the coding sequence ATGACCGATACCGCGCTGTCGTCCCCCGCTGCTGATCGCCCTGCATCGTTGCTGCTGTGGCGTCTGTTGTCACTGTTGTACGACTTCTTCCCCGCCCTGGCGCTGTGGATGCTGCTGGGGGCGGTGTTCGTGGCGGTCTACACGATCAGCGGTCACGCAGCGCGGGAGAACATCGCCCCGTTCAGCGCGTGGCAGTGGGCGTTGTGGGCATGCTGCTGGGTCGTGACAGGCCTGTACGCGACGATGAGTTGGCGCCGCGGCGGGCAGACGCTGGGGATGCGGCCGTGGCGGTTGCGGGTGGTGTCGCTGGACGACACAGGGCCGACGCGCAGGCAGTTGTGGCTGCGGTATGCGGTGGGGTCCCTGTCGGTGCTGACGGCCGGCCTGGGGTTCTGGTGGGCGCTGGTGGATCGGCAGCGGTTGACCTGGCATGACCGGGCCAGCGGGACGCGGGTTGTTCGGTTACCGAAGCACTGCGCCAACCCATCAGGACGGTAG
- a CDS encoding YqaE/Pmp3 family membrane protein, which translates to MRLLIALIFPWFAFFTIGRPITGILNVSKVEPTVSRLSLSGWRPAAIWAAYAVSQFHTDQKIRRAFGR; encoded by the coding sequence ATGCGCCTGTTGATCGCCCTGATCTTTCCCTGGTTCGCCTTCTTCACCATCGGCCGCCCGATCACAGGCATCCTCAACGTCTCGAAGGTAGAGCCGACTGTCAGTCGGCTGTCCTTGTCTGGCTGGCGGCCCGCCGCGATCTGGGCCGCCTACGCGGTCTCACAGTTCCATACCGACCAGAAGATCCGCCGCGCCTTCGGGCGCTGA
- a CDS encoding leucyl aminopeptidase — protein MALEFTLNHAAPASAECDCVIVGAYADQTLSPAAQALDTASCGRLSALIARGDVGGKTGNTTLLHDLPGVTAARVLVIGLGEPAKFGVPQYLKAVGDASRALKSGVNHHALFTLTEIEVKGRDAAWNIRQAIITADHAAYRYSATLGKKKADEPGLTTLAIAGTDPQALAQGQAIAAGVQYARELGNLPPNVCTPAYLAESSVAFAQAHEGAEAEVLDEQQMEALGMGSLLAVARGSANRPHLVVLKWNNGGDAKPYVLVGKGITFDTGGVNLKTQGGIEEMKYDMCGGANVIGTFVAAVTAKLPLNLVVVVPAVENAIDGNAYRPSDVITSMSGKTIEVGNTDAEGRLILCDALTYAQRFEPAALIDVATLTGACLVALGHQTAGLMTKHDDLANELLAAGEHVFDRAWRLPLWDEYQPMLDSSFADIYNIGGRWAGAITAGCFLSRFAEGQRWAHLDIAGVASDEGKRGMATGRPVGLLSQWLLDQVARA, from the coding sequence ATGGCCCTGGAATTCACCCTGAACCACGCAGCACCGGCCTCGGCCGAGTGCGATTGCGTCATCGTCGGCGCCTATGCCGACCAGACCCTGAGCCCGGCGGCACAGGCCCTGGACACCGCGTCCTGTGGCCGCCTGTCGGCCCTGATCGCCCGCGGCGACGTGGGCGGCAAGACCGGTAACACGACCCTGCTGCACGATCTGCCCGGCGTCACCGCCGCACGCGTGCTGGTGATCGGGCTGGGCGAACCGGCCAAATTCGGCGTGCCGCAGTACCTCAAGGCGGTCGGCGATGCCAGCCGCGCCCTGAAGAGCGGGGTCAACCACCACGCGCTGTTCACCCTGACCGAGATCGAGGTCAAGGGCCGCGATGCCGCCTGGAACATCCGCCAGGCCATCATCACCGCCGACCACGCCGCCTACCGCTACAGCGCCACGCTGGGCAAGAAGAAGGCCGACGAACCGGGCCTGACCACGCTGGCCATCGCCGGCACCGACCCCCAGGCGCTGGCCCAGGGCCAGGCCATCGCCGCCGGCGTGCAGTACGCCCGCGAGCTGGGCAACCTGCCGCCGAACGTCTGCACCCCGGCCTACCTGGCCGAGTCCTCGGTCGCGTTCGCGCAGGCGCATGAAGGCGCCGAAGCGGAGGTACTGGACGAACAGCAGATGGAAGCGCTGGGCATGGGCTCGCTGCTGGCCGTGGCCCGTGGCTCGGCCAACCGCCCGCACCTGGTGGTGCTGAAGTGGAACAACGGCGGCGACGCCAAGCCCTACGTGCTGGTCGGCAAGGGCATCACCTTCGATACCGGTGGCGTCAACCTGAAGACCCAGGGCGGCATCGAAGAGATGAAGTACGACATGTGCGGTGGCGCCAACGTCATCGGCACCTTCGTCGCGGCCGTCACGGCCAAGCTGCCGCTGAACCTGGTGGTGGTGGTGCCGGCGGTGGAAAACGCCATCGACGGCAATGCCTACCGCCCCTCGGACGTGATCACCTCGATGTCGGGCAAGACCATCGAAGTGGGCAACACCGACGCCGAAGGCCGCCTGATCCTGTGCGACGCGCTGACCTACGCGCAGCGCTTCGAGCCGGCCGCGCTGATCGACGTGGCTACCCTGACCGGTGCCTGCCTGGTCGCGCTGGGCCACCAGACCGCTGGCCTGATGACCAAGCACGACGACCTGGCCAACGAGCTGCTGGCCGCCGGTGAGCATGTGTTCGACCGCGCCTGGCGCCTGCCGCTGTGGGACGAGTACCAGCCGATGCTGGATTCCAGCTTCGCCGATATCTACAACATCGGCGGCCGCTGGGCCGGTGCGATCACCGCGGGCTGTTTCCTGTCGCGCTTCGCCGAAGGCCAGCGCTGGGCCCATCTGGACATCGCCGGCGTGGCCAGCGACGAAGGCAAGCGCGGCATGGCCACCGGCCGCCCGGTCGGCCTGCTGAGCCAGTGGCTGCTGGACCAGGTCGCCCGCGCCTGA
- a CDS encoding thioredoxin fold domain-containing protein: MLRVAIAALFGALSLSACAQQPSAPAAKTTAATPATAGDADQRVRTALQQLDPTFQPDFIGAAPFAGFREVLVGGQVLYVSDDGRYLMQSQPYDIQNKAPVSSQGLLSYRRKLLDGVPHNERIVFAAPNAKYTVSVFTDIECGYCRKLHQDIAELNRNGITVEYLAFPRMGLGSQDYTDMISVWCAADRKQALTAAKTGKAVTPKNCTNPVAMQYKLGQQMGVNGTPAIFAADGTQLGGYLPPAQLKAALERVSAGGSR, translated from the coding sequence ATGCTCCGTGTTGCCATTGCGGCGCTCTTCGGCGCGCTCAGCCTGTCTGCCTGCGCGCAGCAACCGTCCGCTCCGGCGGCCAAGACCACTGCCGCCACCCCGGCCACTGCCGGTGATGCCGACCAGCGCGTGCGCACCGCGCTGCAGCAGCTGGACCCCACCTTCCAGCCTGATTTCATCGGGGCCGCGCCGTTTGCCGGTTTCCGCGAGGTGCTGGTCGGTGGCCAGGTGCTGTACGTCTCTGATGACGGCCGCTACCTGATGCAGTCCCAGCCGTACGACATCCAGAACAAGGCGCCGGTCAGCAGCCAGGGCCTGCTCAGCTACCGCCGCAAGCTGCTCGATGGCGTGCCGCACAACGAGCGCATCGTGTTTGCCGCGCCGAATGCCAAGTACACCGTCAGCGTCTTCACCGACATCGAGTGCGGCTACTGCCGCAAGCTGCACCAGGACATCGCCGAGCTCAACCGCAACGGCATCACCGTGGAATACCTGGCCTTCCCGCGCATGGGCCTGGGCAGCCAGGACTACACCGACATGATCTCGGTCTGGTGCGCTGCCGACCGCAAGCAGGCCCTGACCGCCGCCAAGACCGGCAAGGCCGTCACCCCGAAGAACTGCACCAATCCGGTGGCCATGCAGTACAAGCTCGGCCAGCAGATGGGCGTCAACGGCACCCCGGCGATCTTCGCCGCCGATGGCACCCAGCTCGGTGGCTACCTGCCGCCGGCGCAGCTCAAGGCCGCGCTGGAACGTGTCTCGGCAGGCGGCAGCCGCTGA
- a CDS encoding DMT family transporter, producing MSLSLFCIVLFAALLHASWNAIVKRGTDTLLTTILVTGSAAVIAAIALPFMPTPAAQSWPWLATSTLLQVGYYVLVARTYQLTDMSASYPLMRGCAPILVALISTLFLGERLAWIAWSGIALICLGILCMTRGTSRQHLWLPLLNAGVIATYTLVDAWGARHSGAAVSYTLWLFLLSGLPLPLWALCTRAGALRDYARRNWAYGIVGGFGTLISYGLALWAMTVAPVAMIAALRETSILFGILISAWILHERVTRQRWIAAGLIVLGAVVLRIT from the coding sequence ATGTCGCTGTCCCTCTTCTGCATCGTGCTGTTCGCCGCCCTGCTGCATGCCAGCTGGAACGCGATCGTCAAACGCGGCACCGACACGCTGCTGACCACGATCCTGGTCACCGGCTCGGCGGCGGTGATCGCCGCGATCGCGCTGCCGTTCATGCCCACACCCGCCGCGCAGAGCTGGCCATGGCTGGCGACCTCGACCCTGCTCCAGGTCGGGTATTACGTCCTCGTCGCACGTACCTACCAATTGACCGACATGAGCGCGTCCTACCCGCTGATGCGCGGCTGCGCGCCGATCCTGGTGGCGCTGATCAGCACGCTGTTTCTGGGTGAGCGCCTGGCGTGGATCGCGTGGAGCGGAATCGCGCTGATCTGCCTGGGCATCCTGTGCATGACCCGCGGCACCTCGCGCCAGCATCTGTGGCTGCCGTTGCTCAATGCCGGCGTCATCGCCACCTACACCTTGGTCGATGCCTGGGGCGCGCGCCACTCGGGCGCCGCGGTGAGTTACACCCTGTGGCTGTTCCTGCTCTCCGGCCTGCCCCTGCCCCTGTGGGCGCTGTGCACCCGCGCCGGCGCGCTGCGTGACTATGCCCGCCGCAACTGGGCCTACGGCATCGTGGGCGGGTTCGGGACACTGATCTCCTACGGCCTGGCGCTGTGGGCCATGACCGTGGCGCCGGTTGCGATGATCGCCGCGCTGCGCGAAACCTCGATCCTGTTCGGCATCCTGATCTCGGCCTGGATCCTGCACGAACGGGTCACCCGCCAACGCTGGATCGCCGCCGGCCTGATCGTGCTCGGGGCAGTGGTGCTGCGGATCACGTAG
- the lptG gene encoding LPS export ABC transporter permease LptG, producing the protein MRFDLYLGRAVFGTVLLTWAVLVGLDVVMAFSGEFKDVGKGSYTLGHAAAWVLYTVPRRAYTFFPTAAVIGALMGLGQLAATSELTALRALGLSRKRLSVSVAIALSLMTAVMVFSGETLGPWGQSKADDIKISAKWGSSLSAARYSGVWAREGDTFLNAQSGDEQLQAGGGTRLILHDVRLYKIADDGRLASLTYATTAEHGADGWVLNKVRRDTFGERSATRETAESEPWDSRLDAAALASGISKPRNLTAMDLRTSIEYRKRNGLDARDYEDVYWSRWFYPINVLALCLAAVPFAFGSLRSGGMGKRLFLGILFALGFWLLQLFFGRMAGALKFDYRIAYALPPIVMMVVSGLLFRRKSG; encoded by the coding sequence ATGCGGTTTGATCTGTACCTGGGCCGTGCCGTGTTCGGCACCGTCCTGCTGACCTGGGCGGTGCTGGTCGGCCTGGACGTGGTGATGGCCTTCTCCGGCGAGTTCAAGGACGTCGGCAAGGGCAGCTATACCCTTGGCCACGCCGCCGCCTGGGTGCTGTACACCGTGCCCCGCCGTGCCTACACCTTTTTCCCGACCGCCGCCGTGATCGGCGCGCTGATGGGGCTGGGCCAGCTGGCCGCCACCTCCGAACTGACCGCGCTGCGTGCGCTGGGCCTGTCGCGCAAGCGGCTGAGCGTTTCGGTGGCGATCGCGCTGTCGCTGATGACCGCGGTGATGGTGTTCAGCGGCGAAACGCTGGGCCCGTGGGGCCAGAGCAAGGCCGACGACATCAAGATCAGCGCCAAGTGGGGCAGCAGCCTCAGCGCGGCCCGCTACTCGGGCGTATGGGCGCGCGAAGGCGATACCTTCCTCAACGCCCAGAGCGGCGATGAGCAGTTGCAGGCCGGCGGGGGCACGCGGCTGATCCTGCACGACGTGCGCCTGTACAAGATCGCCGACGACGGCCGCCTGGCCTCGCTCACCTATGCGACTACCGCCGAGCACGGCGCCGACGGCTGGGTGTTGAACAAAGTCCGCCGCGACACGTTCGGTGAGCGTTCGGCCACCCGCGAGACGGCCGAGTCCGAGCCGTGGGATTCACGCCTGGATGCGGCGGCGCTGGCCAGCGGCATTTCCAAGCCGCGCAATCTGACGGCGATGGATCTGCGCACCAGCATCGAGTACCGCAAGCGCAATGGGCTGGACGCGCGCGATTACGAGGATGTGTACTGGAGCCGCTGGTTCTATCCGATCAATGTGCTGGCGCTGTGCCTGGCGGCGGTGCCGTTCGCGTTCGGTTCGCTGCGCAGCGGTGGCATGGGCAAGCGCTTGTTCCTGGGCATTCTGTTCGCGCTGGGCTTCTGGTTGCTGCAGTTGTTCTTCGGGCGCATGGCAGGTGCGTTGAAGTTCGATTACCGGATTGCGTATGCGCTGCCCCCGATCGTGATGATGGTGGTATCCGGGTTGTTGTTCCGACGAAAGTCGGGCTGA